A window of the Deinococcus gobiensis I-0 genome harbors these coding sequences:
- a CDS encoding dipeptide/oligopeptide/nickel ABC transporter permease/ATP-binding protein — protein sequence MKSLLTFLRRSPRAAAGAALLLLMFALALFAPLLTPYSPTSQDFGTWLPPQAGHLLGTTALGQDIWTQLLYGARLTLLIGFAAGIVATFIGTALGLTAAYFGGKTDEAINVLVNVFLVLPGLPLLIIASAFLRGGGVWSIIIVIALTGWAWGARVLRSQALALRGRDFVSAAIASGERPLRIIFAEMLPNLAGLIAASFFGTALYAVLSEAGLAYLGMGDVSQVTWGTMLYWAGARGALLQGAWWWIAAPGLMIALLGTAFALINFGIDEITNPRIVNAGMGRRRDRRRAGRAKVAPALAATSAPATAPAAAPLLAVSHLDAGYLTPRTGRAGSGRVRAVRDVSLDIAPGEFVGLAGESGCGKSTLAFAATRLLEAPGTVFGGESRLSGQDLLSLSPEELRRVRWRDYSVVFQASMNILNPVLRVREQVYDAMQAHGVKDPARLEARARELFELVGIRPDYLAAYPHQLSGGMKQRVVIAIALALEPKLVVMDEPTTALDVVVQRQILQEIDAARRRLGISVVFITHDLSLLVEMSDRIAIMYAGEIIEEAPAADLYARPLHPYTERLMHAFPPLDGPRERRGGIPGRPPPLSADSPGCPFFDRCPSRMPGRCDTQKPASVEIAPGHRVACFLHSTAVKPQEYPDAAD from the coding sequence ATGAAAAGTCTCCTGACCTTCCTGCGGCGCTCGCCGCGCGCGGCGGCCGGGGCGGCGCTGCTGCTCCTCATGTTCGCGCTGGCGCTCTTCGCGCCGCTGCTCACGCCCTACTCGCCCACCTCGCAGGACTTCGGGACGTGGCTGCCGCCGCAGGCCGGGCACCTCCTGGGCACGACCGCGCTGGGCCAGGACATCTGGACGCAGCTGCTGTACGGCGCGCGGCTCACGCTGCTCATCGGCTTCGCGGCCGGCATCGTCGCCACCTTCATCGGCACGGCGCTGGGACTCACGGCGGCCTACTTCGGGGGCAAGACCGACGAGGCCATCAACGTGCTCGTCAACGTCTTCCTGGTGCTGCCGGGGCTGCCGCTGCTCATCATCGCCAGCGCTTTTCTGCGCGGCGGCGGCGTGTGGTCCATCATCATCGTCATCGCGCTCACCGGCTGGGCCTGGGGCGCGCGGGTGCTGCGCTCGCAGGCGCTGGCGCTGCGCGGGCGCGACTTCGTGTCGGCCGCCATCGCCTCGGGCGAGCGCCCGCTGCGCATCATCTTCGCGGAGATGCTGCCCAACCTCGCGGGCCTCATCGCGGCGAGCTTCTTCGGCACCGCGCTCTACGCCGTGCTGTCGGAGGCCGGGCTGGCCTACCTGGGCATGGGCGACGTATCGCAGGTCACCTGGGGCACCATGCTGTACTGGGCCGGGGCGCGCGGCGCGCTTCTCCAGGGCGCGTGGTGGTGGATCGCCGCGCCCGGCCTGATGATCGCGCTGCTGGGCACGGCCTTCGCGCTCATCAACTTCGGCATCGACGAGATCACCAACCCGCGCATCGTGAATGCGGGGATGGGCCGCCGCAGGGACCGGCGCCGGGCGGGCCGGGCGAAGGTGGCCCCGGCCCTGGCCGCCACGTCCGCCCCGGCCACTGCCCCGGCTGCCGCGCCGCTGCTGGCCGTCTCGCACCTCGACGCCGGCTACCTCACGCCGCGCACGGGCCGCGCGGGCAGCGGGCGCGTGCGGGCCGTGCGCGACGTGTCGCTGGACATCGCGCCGGGCGAGTTCGTGGGGCTGGCGGGCGAGTCGGGCTGCGGCAAGTCCACCCTGGCCTTTGCGGCGACGCGGCTGCTCGAAGCTCCGGGCACGGTCTTCGGCGGCGAGTCGCGCCTGTCGGGCCAGGACCTGCTGTCGCTGAGCCCCGAGGAGCTGCGCCGGGTGCGCTGGCGCGACTACTCGGTGGTGTTCCAGGCGAGCATGAACATCCTCAACCCCGTGCTGCGCGTGCGCGAACAGGTATACGACGCGATGCAGGCGCACGGCGTGAAGGACCCGGCCCGGCTGGAGGCCCGCGCCCGCGAACTGTTCGAGCTGGTGGGCATCCGCCCGGACTATCTGGCTGCCTACCCACACCAGCTCTCGGGCGGCATGAAGCAGCGCGTGGTGATCGCCATCGCGCTGGCCCTCGAACCCAAACTCGTCGTGATGGACGAGCCGACCACGGCGCTCGACGTGGTGGTCCAGCGCCAGATCCTCCAGGAAATCGACGCGGCCCGCCGCCGCCTGGGCATCTCGGTCGTCTTCATCACGCACGACCTGTCGCTGCTCGTCGAGATGAGTGACCGCATCGCCATCATGTACGCGGGCGAGATCATCGAGGAGGCGCCGGCCGCCGACCTCTACGCCCGCCCGCTGCACCCCTACACCGAGCGCCTCATGCACGCCTTCCCGCCGCTGGACGGCCCGCGCGAGCGCCGGGGCGGCATTCCGGGCCGGCCTCCACCGCTGAGCGCCGACTCTCCCGGCTGCCCCTTTTTCGACCGCTGCCCGAGCCGCATGCCCGGCAGGTGCGACACCCAGAAACCCGCCAGCGTGGAGATCGCGCCGGGCCACCGCGTCGCGTGCTTCCTGCACTCGACGGCTGTCAAACCCCAGGAGTACCCCGATGCCGCCGACTGA
- a CDS encoding ABC transporter ATP-binding protein, with translation MPPTDPAPVAPSLELDGLTKVFTVGRSGRSVTAVNDVTLTLGRGEVLGLVGESGSGKSTVARLLSRLHEPTRGALRLNGQPVPARLSGRSLQSFRRQVQMIFQDPFASLNPLHTVGYIVGRPLQIHGLARGREVGPQVAALLERVGLSPGADYAAKRPHELSGGQRQRVVIARALAARPGVILADEPTSALDVSIRLDIMNLLLDLRDQEGLSMLFITHDLAGARYMSDRVAVMYAGHLVEIGPSEAVIGNPQMPYTQLLRSAAPKPEGNLGAGPLEARGEVPDLGHLPPGCPFEPRCPHARAACQGGLPRMYDVGPGHQARCILHDPALAAQPPLHFQRPAAPHAQI, from the coding sequence ATGCCGCCGACTGATCCCGCGCCCGTTGCCCCCTCCCTGGAACTGGACGGCCTGACCAAGGTGTTCACGGTGGGGAGGTCCGGCCGCAGCGTGACCGCCGTGAACGACGTGACCCTCACCCTCGGGCGCGGCGAGGTGCTGGGGCTGGTGGGCGAGTCCGGCAGCGGCAAGAGCACCGTCGCCCGCCTGCTCTCGCGCCTGCACGAGCCGACGCGCGGCGCGCTGCGCCTGAACGGCCAGCCGGTTCCCGCGCGGCTCTCGGGCCGCTCCCTGCAGTCCTTCCGCCGGCAGGTCCAGATGATCTTCCAGGACCCCTTCGCCAGCCTCAACCCGCTGCATACGGTGGGCTACATCGTGGGGCGGCCCCTCCAGATTCACGGGCTGGCGCGCGGGCGCGAGGTGGGGCCGCAGGTCGCGGCGCTGCTGGAGCGCGTGGGCCTCTCGCCCGGCGCGGACTACGCCGCCAAACGGCCCCACGAACTCTCGGGCGGGCAGCGCCAGCGGGTGGTGATCGCCCGCGCCCTGGCCGCGCGCCCCGGCGTGATCCTGGCCGACGAGCCGACCTCGGCGCTCGACGTGTCCATCCGGCTCGACATCATGAACCTGCTGCTCGACCTGCGCGACCAGGAGGGCCTGTCCATGCTGTTCATCACCCACGACCTCGCGGGCGCGCGCTACATGAGCGACCGCGTCGCCGTGATGTACGCCGGGCACCTCGTCGAGATCGGTCCTTCCGAGGCGGTGATCGGCAACCCCCAGATGCCCTACACGCAGCTGCTCCGGAGCGCCGCGCCCAAGCCCGAGGGCAACCTCGGGGCCGGCCCGCTGGAGGCGCGCGGTGAGGTGCCCGACCTGGGCCACCTGCCGCCCGGCTGTCCCTTCGAGCCGCGCTGCCCGCACGCCCGCGCCGCGTGCCAGGGCGGCCTGCCCCGCATGTACGACGTGGGGCCGGGCCACCAGGCCCGCTGCATCCTCCACGACCCGGCGCTGGCCGCGCAGCCACCCCTCCATTTCCAGCGGCCTGCGGCTCCCCACGCCCAGATCTGA
- a CDS encoding glycoside hydrolase family 3 protein: protein MLQHIPFVEDLLARMTLDEKIGQMTQPEKNSVKPGDVARLGLGSVLSGGGGNPDPNSPQGWRDMVTAFIAEAQESRLKIPLLYGSDAVHGHNNVVGATIFPHNVGLGATNDPELLRRIGRVTALEAAATNVRWAFAPAVSIPQDFRWGRSYEGYGQDPALVGRLAAALVEGFKGEGWNSPTAVLPSVKHFIADGATDWGSGKRARMTDPDHDRTLAIAQMGEDFVTLLDKGAWQIDQGDSTIDEETLRTVHLPPYRAALQAGALNVMVSYSSWQGLKMHAHRYLVTDVLKGELDFGGFVVSDWEGVQQVSPDFDTAVRESINAGVDMVMVPFDYESFIASLRRAVQAGEVSGERIDDAVRRILNTKHALGLFGQPHTDPALLSEVGSDAHRALAREAAAKSAVLLKNGGVFPLPDDARLLVAGKAADDLGLQCGGWTITWMGGEGATTTGTTLLEGLRAGAGGRRIEYAPAGEGEERFPLGFVVLAEEPYAEGMGDRSSLALTGEHRTLVARMRARCDQVAVVLYSGRPLIVAPDLEGWDAFVAAWLPGSEGAGLADVLLGARPFTGRLSFDWPRTLADLPRRAGSDALFRVGAGETAGEPGRLPVTAAD, encoded by the coding sequence ATGCTCCAGCACATCCCCTTCGTCGAAGACCTCCTCGCGCGCATGACATTGGACGAAAAGATCGGCCAGATGACCCAGCCCGAAAAGAACAGTGTGAAGCCCGGCGACGTGGCCCGCCTCGGCCTGGGCTCGGTCCTGAGCGGCGGCGGCGGCAACCCCGACCCCAACAGCCCCCAGGGCTGGCGCGACATGGTGACGGCCTTTATCGCCGAGGCGCAGGAGTCGCGCCTGAAGATCCCGCTACTCTACGGATCGGACGCCGTACATGGGCACAACAACGTGGTGGGGGCGACCATCTTCCCGCACAACGTCGGCCTGGGGGCGACGAACGACCCGGAGCTGCTGCGCCGCATCGGCCGCGTGACCGCGCTGGAGGCCGCCGCCACGAACGTGCGCTGGGCCTTCGCGCCCGCCGTGAGCATCCCGCAGGACTTCCGCTGGGGCCGCAGCTACGAGGGCTACGGCCAGGACCCGGCGCTCGTGGGCCGGCTGGCCGCCGCGCTCGTGGAGGGCTTCAAGGGCGAGGGCTGGAACTCACCTACCGCCGTGCTGCCCTCGGTCAAGCACTTCATCGCCGACGGGGCGACCGACTGGGGCAGCGGCAAGCGCGCCCGCATGACCGATCCTGACCATGACCGCACCCTGGCAATCGCCCAGATGGGCGAGGACTTCGTGACCCTGCTGGACAAGGGAGCGTGGCAGATCGACCAGGGCGACTCCACCATTGATGAGGAGACGCTGCGCACCGTTCACCTGCCGCCCTACCGCGCCGCGCTTCAAGCCGGAGCCCTGAACGTGATGGTGTCGTACAGCAGCTGGCAGGGCCTCAAGATGCACGCGCACCGGTACCTCGTCACCGACGTGCTCAAGGGCGAGCTGGATTTCGGCGGCTTCGTCGTCTCGGACTGGGAGGGCGTGCAGCAGGTGTCGCCCGACTTCGACACCGCCGTGCGTGAGTCCATCAACGCGGGCGTGGACATGGTGATGGTGCCCTTCGACTACGAGAGCTTCATCGCCTCGCTACGCCGCGCGGTCCAGGCGGGGGAGGTCAGTGGCGAGCGCATCGACGACGCCGTGCGCCGCATCCTGAATACCAAGCACGCCCTGGGGCTGTTCGGGCAGCCGCACACCGACCCGGCCCTGCTCTCCGAGGTCGGCTCGGACGCCCACCGCGCCCTGGCCCGCGAGGCCGCCGCCAAATCGGCCGTGCTCCTCAAGAACGGGGGCGTATTTCCGCTGCCCGATGACGCCCGGCTGCTCGTGGCCGGAAAGGCCGCCGACGACCTGGGCCTGCAATGCGGCGGCTGGACGATCACCTGGATGGGCGGCGAGGGCGCGACGACCACCGGCACCACGCTGCTGGAGGGGCTGCGGGCCGGGGCCGGCGGGCGCCGGATCGAGTATGCCCCGGCCGGAGAAGGCGAGGAACGCTTTCCCCTGGGTTTCGTCGTGCTGGCCGAGGAACCCTACGCCGAGGGCATGGGCGACCGCTCGTCACTGGCCCTGACCGGCGAGCACCGTACTCTCGTCGCGCGGATGCGGGCCCGCTGCGACCAGGTGGCCGTGGTGCTGTACTCGGGCCGCCCCCTGATCGTCGCGCCGGACCTGGAGGGCTGGGACGCCTTCGTCGCCGCGTGGCTGCCCGGCAGCGAGGGGGCCGGGCTGGCCGACGTGCTGCTGGGCGCGCGGCCCTTCACCGGGCGGCTGTCCTTCGACTGGCCGCGCACGCTGGCCGACCTGCCGCGCCGCGCGGGGTCGGACGCGCTGTTCCGGGTCGGGGCGGGGGAGACGGCCGGAGAACCCGGGCGCCTGCCGGTCACGGCGGCCGACTGA
- a CDS encoding zinc-binding dehydrogenase yields MKSIVYTQFGEPETVLGLGEVALPEPGPRQVRIRTHLAAIHNHDLWTVRGSYGHKPTLPATGGTEAVGTVDAVGEGVDRALIGRRVNSASGTGTWSEYFLAPAAGLVPLPDAVTDEAAAQLIAMPLSALSLLDFLNVQPGDWIIQNTANGAVGKTLAMLTEARGVHTINLVRRDAGLTEMADLGIRNVVSTAQPGWKDQVRALHGDAPIRAAVDSIGGDASGDLADLLGSDGLLVSFGTMSGGPMHIPSGDVIFKHLTVKGFWGSRIIADMPAEERTRLIRELVGLVAGGQLRLPVEATYALADIRQAVQASLTPGKSGKVLLRP; encoded by the coding sequence ATGAAAAGCATCGTCTACACGCAGTTTGGAGAACCCGAAACCGTCCTGGGCCTGGGCGAGGTCGCCCTGCCCGAGCCCGGCCCCCGTCAGGTCCGGATCCGCACCCATCTGGCCGCGATCCACAACCACGACCTCTGGACCGTGCGCGGCAGCTACGGTCACAAGCCCACGCTGCCCGCCACCGGCGGCACCGAGGCCGTGGGCACGGTCGACGCCGTGGGCGAGGGCGTGGACCGCGCCCTGATCGGCCGCCGCGTGAACAGCGCCTCGGGCACCGGCACCTGGAGCGAGTACTTCCTGGCCCCGGCCGCCGGCCTCGTGCCGCTGCCCGACGCCGTGACCGACGAAGCCGCCGCCCAGCTGATCGCCATGCCCCTGAGCGCCCTGTCGCTGCTGGACTTCCTGAACGTGCAGCCCGGCGACTGGATCATCCAGAACACGGCCAACGGCGCGGTCGGCAAGACGCTGGCGATGCTCACGGAGGCGCGCGGCGTCCACACCATCAACCTCGTGCGGCGCGACGCGGGCCTGACCGAGATGGCCGACCTGGGCATCCGCAACGTCGTCTCGACCGCGCAGCCCGGCTGGAAAGATCAGGTGCGCGCCCTGCACGGCGACGCCCCCATCCGCGCGGCCGTGGACTCCATCGGCGGCGACGCCTCGGGCGACCTCGCGGACCTGCTGGGCAGCGACGGCCTGCTCGTGTCCTTCGGGACCATGTCGGGCGGCCCCATGCACATCCCCTCGGGCGACGTGATCTTCAAGCACCTGACGGTCAAGGGCTTCTGGGGCAGCCGCATCATCGCGGACATGCCCGCCGAGGAGCGCACCCGCCTGATCCGCGAACTCGTCGGGCTGGTCGCCGGGGGGCAACTGCGCCTGCCGGTTGAGGCCACCTACGCCCTGGCGGACATCCGGCAGGCGGTCCAGGCGTCGCTGACGCCCGGCAAGTCGGGCAAGGTGCTGCTGCGCCCCTGA
- a CDS encoding TetR/AcrR family transcriptional regulator yields MTKGEQTRRHLLDVGRQQVLQKGYGGVGLKELLEAGGVPKGSFYHYFASKEAFGCALLDDYFEEYEARLDRLLAQEGNARTRLMRFWQAWLDTSAQGGLANHCLVVKLGAEIADLPGDLRRLTDQGAARLLGRVGAAVAEGQAEGSVPAGTPPGTLAQALYSMWLGAAVLSKVQKSPQPLQDALVVTAQLLTPTA; encoded by the coding sequence ATGACCAAAGGAGAACAGACCCGCCGGCACCTGCTCGACGTGGGCCGGCAGCAGGTTCTTCAGAAGGGGTACGGCGGCGTGGGCCTCAAGGAACTTCTGGAGGCCGGCGGCGTGCCTAAAGGCTCCTTCTACCATTACTTCGCCTCGAAAGAAGCCTTCGGCTGCGCGCTGCTGGACGACTATTTCGAGGAATACGAGGCGAGGCTCGACCGGCTGCTGGCCCAGGAGGGCAACGCGCGCACGCGGCTCATGCGCTTCTGGCAGGCGTGGCTGGACACCTCGGCCCAGGGCGGCCTGGCGAACCACTGCCTGGTCGTCAAGCTGGGGGCCGAGATCGCGGACCTGCCGGGCGACCTGCGCCGCCTGACCGATCAGGGCGCGGCCCGCCTGCTGGGCCGGGTCGGGGCCGCCGTGGCCGAGGGTCAGGCCGAGGGCTCCGTTCCCGCCGGGACGCCGCCCGGCACGCTCGCCCAGGCGCTGTATTCCATGTGGCTGGGCGCCGCCGTGCTCTCGAAGGTCCAGAAAAGCCCGCAGCCCCTGCAAGACGCCCTGGTCGTCACGGCGCAGCTCCTGACCCCCACCGCCTGA